From the Erythrolamprus reginae isolate rEryReg1 chromosome Z, rEryReg1.hap1, whole genome shotgun sequence genome, one window contains:
- the LOC139152936 gene encoding arylamine N-acetyltransferase 2-like encodes MDVGSYLRRIGFQDASAARPSLKTLKCLHRCHLFSVPFESLSIHCKEPISLELPRLYEKIVQNLRGGFCYELNGLFQWLLQALGFRTQILAARVRNRFTQCYGPPLDHLIVLVDLDGQQFLCDVGFGEGFLEPLELKPELEQVQEGGIFWLSLEGATWVLGCREISGETERFLYKFTLEEKQLEDFYDMCLYHQTSPCSIFACKSFCSLHKAAGGRLTYMGQRLIFTTGKERTETVLQDTEIPAVLFDQFGIKLKNFEPKDEKITPPQQD; translated from the coding sequence ATGGATGTTGGAAGTTATCTCCGACGGATTGGCTTCCAAGATGCCTCTGCCGctcgcccttctctgaaaacccTCAAGTGCCTCCACCGTTGCCATCTCTTCTCCGTACCCTTTGAGAGCCTCAGCATCCATTGTAAAGAGCCCATCAGCCTGGAATTGCCTCGTTTGTATGAGAAGATTGTCCAAAACCTCCGGGGTGGTTTTTGTTACGAACTGAACGGACTTTTCCAGTGGTTGTTGCAAGCTTTAGGATTTCGCACCCAAATCTTAGCCGCACGGGTTCGTAACCGCTTCACGCAGTGTTATGGTCCTCCGTTGGACCACTTGATCGTTTTGGTAGACTTGGACGGACAGCAGTTCCTGTGCGATGTTGGGTTCGGAGAAGGTTTCCTGGAACCGTTAGAGCTGAAGCCAGAGTTGGAACAAGTTCAAGAAGGAGGCATATTTTGGTTGAGCTTGGAGGGAGCTACCTGGGTACTGGGATGTCGGGAAATTTCTGGAGAGACGGAGAGATTCCTCTATAAATTTACCCTAGAGGAGAAGCAACTGGAAGACTTCTATGACATGTGTCTTTACCACCAGACTTCACCTTGTTCCATCTTCGCCTGCAAATCTTTTTGTTCATTGCACAAAGCAGCTGGTGGACGTCTAACCTACATGGGTCAGCGGCTCATTTTCACCACCGGAAAGGAGCGCACGGAAACGGTCTTGCAGGACACCGAGATCCCAGCCGTTCTCTTTGATCAATTTGGCATCAAACTGAAGAACTTTGAACCCAAGGATGAAAAAATCACGCCACCTCAACAAGATTAA